A single genomic interval of Juglans regia cultivar Chandler chromosome 1, Walnut 2.0, whole genome shotgun sequence harbors:
- the LOC108988024 gene encoding non-specific lipid-transfer protein 2: protein MKKVCCVLLCVVVAVAVLLSEAPLVAEAVTCNYTELSPCLAAIVSPAKPSATCCQKLREQKPCLCVYYKNPNLKQYINSPGAKKVASSCGVSLPKC from the coding sequence ATGAAGAAGGTGTGTTGTGTTCTACTTTGTGTTGTGGTGGCGGTGGCAGTGCTACTGTCTGAAGCACCACTCGTGGCGGAGGCGGTGACATGCAATTACACGGAATTGAGCCCATGCCTAGCGGCCATCGTGTCCCCGGCAAAGCCGTCTGCTACTTGTTGCCAGAAGCTGAGGGAACAGAAGCCATGCCTTTGCGTGTACTACAAAAATCCAAACCTCAAGCAGTATATTAACTCTCCTGGTGCCAAAAAGGTTGCTAGCAGTTGCGGTGTTTCCCTCCCCAAGTGTTAG